DNA from Scheffersomyces stipitis CBS 6054 chromosome 1, whole genome shotgun sequence:
GCTTTTCTGTCTGTCGCTTCTCCATCATCTGAACAATCCATTTTACTCCACAGGCATGGACTTTTGACTGGGTGGAGCGAAAATCCCCCACAATCGTATCTTCTTACAAAAAGCCCCCACATTTATATGCATGGTGGGGTAGTGACGTATTCGTATTATAATATTTTTTGGAACCAATATTGCGCATACCTTGTTAGTTTACAATCGGATAGGTACAGGACAAGTACAGTTAGCTGCAAACGAGAAGTCATTTGAATCGCACATCAAGTATTtcacttcaacttgaaattCCCATATAAATACCAGAAGTCGGTCCTACCATTTGGAGAGGATTCTTTTTGGTTGACAATCAAGAAGCGATTCCCTTGTTTGCTTTCGCCTCACAAAATTCTACGATAAAATGGCTGATAAGTCGCAAATGGTCAAAGATCTGGCAGTGTCCATTACTGTTTCAGATGGTATAGAAGATGCCCAAGCCGAATATGAAATCGACAAATACCTCTATCAGAAAGATTCTTGGTGGACATACTCACATTTCAGAATGTTGCATATTTTTGTGTTTTTATGTACTCTTTCTTGTACTACTAACGGTTACGATGGTTCTATGTTGAACGGTTTGCAAGCACTTGACTCCTGGCAGGATGCAATGGGTCACCCAGAAGGCTATAAGCTTGGTTCCCTTGCAAATGGTACAATCTTTGGTTCAGTTCTCAGTGTTTCTGTTGCAGCATGGCTCAGTGACAAGGTCGGTAGAAGAGTCGCTATTATTATTGGTTCTGGTATAGCCGTTGTTGGTGCTATTTTACAAGGTGCTTCTACTAATTTCGCTTTCTTTTTAGTTTCCAGAATTTTGCTTGGTTTCGgtgttggaattggagCTATTGCTTCACCCGCATTGATTGCAGAAATTTCTTACCCAACTTTCAGACCAACGTGTACTACCCTCTACAATACGTTATGGTATTTGGGTGCTGTTATTGCTGCTTGGGTCACTTTCGGTACTCAACACTTGAAAGGAAGTGCTAGTTGGAGAGTTCCATCGTATATCCAGGCATTCTTACCAGCAGTGCAATTTGTCAGTCTTTGGTGGTGCCCCGAATCCCCAAGATGGATGATTGCCAAAGGcagagaagatgaagccAGACAAATCCTCTTCAAATATCATACTGGTGGGGACCAAGATGATAGAGCAGTAAGATTGGTTGAGTTTGAAataaaagaaatcaaggcTGCTTTGGAGATGGAAAAGATTTGCTCCAACTCTAAGTACAGTGACTTCTTGACAATTCCTTCTTACAGAAAGAGATTATTTTTGCTTTCATTTACAGCTATCATCATGCAATTATCTGGTAATGGGTTAGTTTCTTACTATCTCAGTAAGGTTTTGACTTCAATTGGTATTAAATCTGCTAACGAGCAGTTGATCATCAATGGTTGTCTTATGATTTACAATATGGTTATTGCTCTGTCTGTTGCATTCGTCGTTTACTTatttagaagaagaactttgTTCTTAACGTCCATTTCAGGTATGTTATTCAGTTACATTATCTGGACAGCCCTTTCTGCAGTTAATCAACAGAGAGACTTCAAGGACAAATCATTGGGCAAGGGCGTGCTTGCaatgatcttcttctactattTGTCCTACGATATTGGTGCAAATGGATTGCCATTCTTGTATGTGACAGAAATCTTACCTTACACCCACAGAGCCAAGGGCCTTAACGTCATGTACGGGGTTCAAATGACTACTTTAGTGTACAATGGTTACGTCAACCCTATAGCTATGGACGCACTTGACTGGAAATACTACATTGTGTGGTGTTGTTTCTTGGCCTTTGAATTGCTCAttgtctacttcttctttgtggAAACATATGGATActctttggaagaagttgcaaagGTTTTCGGTGACGATCCAAACTCTTCCCTCattcaatcaacttctaGCAACGAAAAAGCTTCCATTGAGCATTTAGAAGATACTTCTTCCGCAGAGATCGGAAGAGTCGTCTGAAGAATTCATGCACAAATCAGTATCTTCCGAGAGAACAGAAATTGGTTCTATATAAGTTATTGTCAGACTTTTAATTTTAAATGTGAAACGATAAATGGATAAACGACTTCTAAATTACTGAATGTAAAGGAAAACTATCCTGATTTGTAGAACATAGCTAAAAACCTTGGGATCGCGGAAGACGCGAGAATCCAAAGAAATACCAAAAATGTGTTGGCAGAAACGacgacaagttcaaaaaAACTAATATAATGATTCTGCAATTTGTAAATCGAACACTTTCTCGTATTAGGATAAATTAATTGGGAACTGAATTATCCAGACATTACCTTATGTGTGCGGGTAACCCTGGTTCCAGTGGCCACATGCAGTCCGTTACAATGAGCACGACGACAAATTCAACAGGAGCTTTTGATAAAAGCGTagagttgaaaaattcagatAACACAACTTGAACAGGGTCCAACTGCTGTGGGGAATACTACTCATAGACGACCTCTCGAAACCAAACACCGACGCGTCCGTTTCAGAGGCTGAATTGACCCAGTTTGTATACTGATAGAGCCGCCAGTCATTTTGTACCAGAAGCCATACTAGATAGCCTACAGGCTCTACCGAAGCATACAGAAAACCAACTAAAAAAAGCTaaaacttcaaaatcaattcaaatttaCAAGCAGATTACAACTGCCATTTCAGATCCACGAAATACTCGTACTttcaaaaaaatttcaCATTAACTACTAGCGATGTACGTACAGCTTCCATTTGATGAGCTCAAGGTAGATCCGACACAGAAGAAGCGGATTGCTTACTTCTACGATGCCGATATCGGCAACTACGCCTACGGAGCCGGCCATCCCATGAAACCCCATAGAATAAGAATGGCCCACTCGTTGATCATGAACTATGGCTTATATAAGAAGATGGAAATCTACCGAGCCAAGCCAGCCACAAAGCAGGAGATGTGTCAGTTCCATACTGATGAGTATATCGACTTCTTGAGTCGTGTGGGACCTGACAACTTGGACATGTTTGCTAAAGAACAGATCAAGTTTAACGTTGGTGATGACTGTCCTGTTTTTGATGGGTTGTTTGAATACTGTGGTATCTCGGGAGGTGGATCCATGGAAGGTGCTGCTCGGTTGAACCGAGGTAAGTGTGATATTGCTATCAACTACGCTGGGGGATTGCACCACGCGAAGAAGTCCGAGGCTTCAGGCTTCTGTTACTTGAACGATATCGTTTTGGGTATTATCGAGTTGTTGCGCTACCATCCTAGAGTATTGTACATCGATATTGATGTCCACCACGGTGATGGAGTCGAGGAAGCATTCTATACTACTGACAGAGTGATGACAGCTTCGTTCCACAAGTACGGTGAGTTTTTCCCCGGAACTGGTGAACTTAGAGATATTGGAGTAGGCAAGGGTAAGTACTATAGTGTCAATGTTCCGTTGAGAGATGGGATTGATGATGCAACGTATAAGTCTGTGTTCGAGCCCTTGATCAGCAAGATCATCGAGTGGTACCAGCCCTCGGCCATTGTGTTGCAGTGTGGTGGAGATTCATTGAGTGGGGACAGATTGGGctgtttcaacttgtcgatGGCTGGCCATGCCAACTGTATCAACTTTGTCAAGTCGTTCAACATTCCCATGATGGTTGTAGGAGGTGGAGGTTATACTATGAGAAATGTAGCCAGAACTTGGGCTTTCGAGTCGggtttgttgaacaacgtGATATTGCCCTCGGAATTGCCTTATAACGAATACTACGAATACTATGGTCCTGACTACAAGCTTGACGTCAGACCTTCGAACATGTACAACACCAATTCGCCCGAgtttttgaacaagatcttgaccAGcatcatcaccaacttggaGAATACCAAACACGCACCATCGGTGCAGATGAACGAAGTTCCTAGAGACGCCGAGGATCTTGGAGACGTTGATGAGGACACCAAAGAAGCCATAGACACCAAGGGTGGATCGCAGCAGGCCAGAGATGAACAAATACAGCCAGAGAATGAATTCTACGACGAGGATGACAAGGATGAGGGCGAAAAGATGATTGTGGACAACAGCGAATCTAATGGCTCAGAGACTACTGGAGCAACTGTAGCTCCTTCCACTAATAATATCGAGACTCAGGCTCCAGTAGAAGCTGCAAaggaagttgaagtagaGTCCAAAGCTGAAGTAGAAACTCCAGCAGTAACAACTACAGTAGCAGAAATCCCAGCTGCAGTTGAAACTGAAGTTAAGTCGGTTCCAGATGCTTCtattgaagtcaaagaaaagCCAATCGAAAGGGCTCctgctgaagaagccaaagatGTCGAAGATGCCAAAGATGCCAAAGATGTTCCATCCGCTTCCGTGTTGACCAAGGAAGAGTTGGACGAGATcgaagagttgaacaaggGTGTAAATTAGATCTAAAAGTTTCATATGTACTTTAGGATAGTTTTGTATAATTAAGAATTGCTTTGAGAGTTAACAGTAGAACTTGCAAGTGTTTCATATCTCAATTGTCTACTTGCCATCTTAGAAGTGATTAATCTTTGTTAAGCTTCATTCTCTACTTTAACTGTAGTGGTCTTTGTACACTACTACGGATGCTCACTAATATGGAGTCATCGTGAGTCAAAATGAATTTGTTCACCTTTCTTCATTCACAGAACCAGAGTTTCAGTGTATCTGGCAAGGAGTGACTTTACTTGGTAGAACTGACTCCATCAGAGGGACTCAATTGGTaatttcaacaatatattcttcaaggaagaaaacttCCTCTTATTCTTATCTGTTCTACGAAAAATACATTTGCTAGAACAAATTCATTGTCACAATCACCATAAGCACATACTACTGTCCATTTTGCCACACGTACCATCTACTCCTAAGATCAATCCAATCTGTGAATCTCCCAGTCAATCCACTATTTGAATTAAACATTAGCCTTTTTGAATCAGAATATCTATATCAAGTCTTCTGTATACAACTCCAGCTCAATATCATAAGCACCTCGGAAGTACTATATTAGTGCCCCACCTTTAATTCCGCTACATACctttttgatctttctATTTAAACAGCCTTATCCATGGGAAAGATACCGAATTTCCTTCGTTTGTCTGTTCGCTACAACTCAACCATGGCTAACTTAATAGACATAAGACTGGTTACCCAGCTTGGCAATGCCAAATTCCCAGAGTATGTGCAACAGTCCCATTCCAAGTTGCACAACGTCATCTGGAGAACACCGCTTCAAAACATATACGTAGTAAAAAAACCATGGAATTACCACGTCCGTGATGCAATGGTACAGTTCATTGACCACATCCACCACCATTACCCAGCAGTAAACGTCATAGTCAACGAAGACGTAGCAGACGAGTTGGTCCACGAGTTCAGTTCGGGGGGTTGCAACGACTTGGATAAATCAACAAAACATATCTTGTACACGGGAAAATTTGGCGACATCGTAGACAAAACAGACTTGGTGGTGACGTTAGGTGGCGATGGTACGATTCTACGTGCTGTGAGTACTTTCCTGAATGTGACCGTTCCTCCCGTTCTAAGTTTTGCTTTGGGAACGTTGGGGTTCCTTTTGCCgtttgacttcaagaaggcCAGCGACACGTTCCGTATGGTCTATGAGTCGCGAGCCAAGGCACTTCATAGAAACAGACTCGAGTGTCATGTAGTACGTAAGAATACTCTGTCTGAGGATGATTTCACTCCTGCCTCcagtagcagcagcagtgCCAGTAACATAAGACGATTCCAGTTGGACCATTATAAACACCAGGGACAGGTTGCCACCATGGTGCATGCTATGAATGATATCTCGTTGCATAGAGGAAGTCAGCCCAACTTGACGTCGTTGGATATCTACATCGACAACGAGTTCTTGACTACTACCACGGCAGACGGTATTGTCTTTCTGACTCCTACAGGTTCTACAGCGTACTCGCTTAGTGCTGGTGGCTCTATCACTCATCCGTTGGTTCCGTGCATATTGCTTACGCCCATCTGTCCTAGATCGTTGTCGTTCAGGCCATTGATCTTGCCTCTGACATGCCATATCATGATCCGATTGTCAGAACTCAACCGGAACTCGTCTATTGAGTTGACCATCGATGGAATCCCACAGAGAGACTTACTTCCCGGAGACTCTATACATGTAGTCAGCGAAAAAGGTACCATATATGTGCCTGGCCAACACGAGCCACCTACCACTCTCAGCAGACGTCTAGATGTATTGGAGGGAAACCTGGTTCCAGAGACTGAGGAGGAAGATACCAACACCGCGAAC
Protein-coding regions in this window:
- the HXT2.1 gene encoding hexose transporter (tentative), with product MLHIFVFLCTLSCTTNGYDGSMLNGLQALDSWQDAMGHPEGYKLGSLANGTIFGSVLSVSVAAWLSDKVGRRVAIIIGSGIAVVGAILQGASTNFAFFLVSRILLGFGVGIGAIASPALIAEISYPTFRPTCTTLYNTLWYLGAVIAAWVTFGTQHLKGSASWRVPSYIQAFLPAVQFVSLWWCPESPRWMIAKGREDEARQILFKYHTGGDQDDRAVRLVEFEIKEIKAALEMEKICSNSKYSDFLTIPSYRKRLFLLSFTAIIMQLSGNGLVSYYLSKVLTSIGIKSANEQLIINGCLMIYNMVIASSVAFVVYLFRRRTLFLTSISGMLFSYIIWTALSAVNQQRDFKDKSLGKGVLAMIFFYYLSYDIGANGLPFLYVTEILPYTHRAKGLNVMYGVQMTTLVYNGYVNPIAMDALDWKYYIVWCCFLAFELLIVYFFFVETYGYSLEEVAKVFGDDPNSSLIQSTSSNEKASIEHLEDTSSAEIGRVV
- the RPD3 gene encoding histone deacetylase transcription modifier (Transcription modifier required for vegetative repression of early meiosis-specific as well as non-meiotic genes required for mitotic intragenic and intergenic recombination and for sporulation), with amino-acid sequence MYVQLPFDELKVDPTQKKRIAYFYDADIGNYAYGAGHPMKPHRIRMAHSLIMNYGLYKKMEIYRAKPATKQEMCQFHTDEYIDFLSRVGPDNLDMFAKEQIKFNVGDDCPVFDGLFEYCGISGGGSMEGAARLNRGKCDIAINYAGGLHHAKKSEASGFCYLNDIVLGIIELLRYHPRVLYIDIDVHHGDGVEEAFYTTDRVMTASFHKYGEFFPGTGELRDIGVGKGKYYSVNVPLRDGIDDATYKSVFEPLISKIIEWYQPSAIVLQCGGDSLSGDRLGCFNLSMAGHANCINFVKSFNIPMMVVGGGGYTMRNVARTWAFESGLLNNVILPSELPYNEYYEYYGPDYKLDVRPSNMYNTNSPEFLNKILTSIITNLENTKHAPSVQMNEVPRDAEDLGDVDEDTKEAIDTKGGSQQARDEQIQPENEFYDEDDKDEGEKMISVPDASIEVKEKPIERAPAEEAKDVEDAKDAKDVPSASVLTKEELDEIEELNKGVN
- the POS5 gene encoding protein involved in oxidative stress encodes the protein MANLIDIRSVTQLGNAKFPEYVQQSHSKLHNVIWRTPLQNIYVVKKPWNYHVRDAMVQFIDHIHHHYPAVNVIVNEDVADELVHEFSSGGCNDLDKSTKHILYTGKFGDIVDKTDLVVTLGGDGTILRAVSTFSNVTVPPVLSFALGTLGFLLPFDFKKASDTFRMVYESRAKALHRNRLECHVLDHYKHQGQVATMVHAMNDISLHRGSQPNLTSLDIYIDNEFLTTTTADGIVFSTPTGSTAYSLSAGGSITHPLVPCILLTPICPRSLSFRPLILPSTCHIMIRLSELNRNSSIELTIDGIPQRDLLPGDSIHVVSEKGTIYVPGQHEPPTTLSRHTNTANTNSKGIWCIARSEHDWTKDINELLGFNSSFQGKKQYHM